The Apium graveolens cultivar Ventura chromosome 10, ASM990537v1, whole genome shotgun sequence nucleotide sequence TTCTTTAAGCTCTTGGATTCTTCGTGATACAAttccagagtatcccatatctctttagatGATTTGCATGAAGAGATTTTATCACATTCACTAGGACATAACCCATTCATGAGAGAATTCCTAGCCTTTCCATTGAAAATGTATTTGAGTAGTTTAGCCTCCGTGAGATCATCAATGTCTTTCACTTTAccttctttgtccttgaactCAAATGCACCCTTCTGAACAACTCTCAATACTAGTGGCTCCCTAGATAGGTGGACTTCCATGCGACCTTTCCACCAGTAGTAGTTTTCTGTACCAAGCAAGAGAGGTTCTCGGTAATCCGAGGTTCTTTCGGGATATTTTTCACCCATTTCAATCGAATACTATTCCTGTTACAGAAAGATTAGTATAccacagctctgataccaactgaaaaTACACCTaaggggggtgaataggtgaaTATGGTTAACTAAGAtcagttttaaattttacccgataatagcttactgagattttcACAACTGTACTATAATCTGAAAATGATggtaagctgagatgactaaatgcagtACAGAAAATAATATCCAGAAAAGTAAtaagaacacacaagaattttagctAGGTTTGACCCCTaatcccctatggtctacgtccttgtcccttaccaacttggtaagagaatatatttgTTAgacacaaaacacgcgctaataattcatgcaagtatatgtgttcgcaagtaatatagaataatttctagttcgtttccacagagactcagactaattatatttaattaacactcactcaccaatgtatgattacttctcaatgtcaagacaataactctttaggttgattaactaattattaactacaattaactacgagaataaaacacttaaataacacttgaattaataatatcaaacacacatgagatcataactttattactactttcttaaatagttattgttattacccttagcatgtaacggtgatgatattaattgaacaacacgaaactgataaaaggaAACCTTCATTGtacaaataccattctaccaaacatctacaattaagatagaatttgaatatgaatcaattatgttgagaccctatatgtctagaaaatttgacaatataacgatttaagcgcaagttattcattatgattacacagggcaagtaaaacggttagagttacccactaatcatgcatacacatacatgaacctatgctagcatggcaagttctaaatcacaagatccactgtcgcttcacaagagattaacaaactatcttatatgttcgcaacgcacataagacgaataagcacaacctatggtagatatcatacaatcatcacacaccaaagtattgaacaactaactaaagaaatccatagtaaatccgttacgaccccatgatcacgattatcccatgatagaactcatcgtcaccatgggttcatatgaaaacatgataataactcacagtataaactaataaaaatacttattaaaaccagagtacgtcacaagagtaataaggttcaaagtaaagaaaactagcatccactgttacaacgaataaaagaatcacaagaaaacgtatgctccctcttcttcgttgtgatgtgctaaaacggtcttctttcttctctccttgctccttgcttgataccacacATCATGCAATGTCtctgaagattacttatatatagaagcccacaagagcCAGCCGTCTCAGAATTCCATCAGAATAAGAAGtgtaaaaatcaaattttaatttcTCGTCTccgggcggccgccccagcttcccAGGCGGGCGTCCTAGCTCCTaggcggccgccccagatccTGAGCGGGCTACCAGCAGGCTACTGAAAAATATCACATTCTGCTACTGATTtctgctgcattctgctcctaacttcccacaacCAATGCCAGACACTTCCTAGgcttatttttgataaaatcttCCTACATacacaagttataccctgaaatgcaaaacactagaaaaaacgcatcaaatacacaaaatacttaattttaagacatcaattcaagccattataagacgttctaagtggtataaaatgccacttatcacacccccaaactaaaatcgattcttgtcctcaagcatcaaaGACTCAAAAAGAAagcaaaaacatgcatgaatgcaaactacatgaaatgcagcgatcccctcacaatgactaaaccaaccaactcatgacatctcaacaaatgcaattaggcaaCTAAAGGTCAATCAAGCCACGCAAGCTAAAAaacaactagaaacgtggtgtatGCGGATGCTTAACATATATACTTCGAACctagatcaattatcatgactcaattatcctcaaggaaatcacatgattatacgaagaacaaattctagacacaaaatgacttacaacacttcaagatcactaaagcttattatggaatcatgcttttattcaacacaacagACAAATACTTATTTGATTGTGCAAtaagtgaggtccataaaagacttatgcaatggcatccatttagcgagcgttaggttagcggatcccagactataaaagccttaggtcactaggcacaaagtcccataagaacttaataactcgaataccaaagagcccactcgtgatcaattatgcattaaaccattattttttcttcttttttttcgtatatttttttctttctcttttttttttcaaatttctgagcaagtgtgtttcgctccatcttgctcaaccctagactactcgcataaaaatacgagccggctactagccatttgacgcctagctaTAATTAGAAATGAATCCCAATTTTCactccaatttttttcttttcatgccttttatcattaagagcctatcataaattctaagcataatcaatagattaacctcaaaaccatcaaaccatgacaacaatctagtccttaagcatactctaagacttagtgaaattacaagtgtttctagaatgcatgtcaacctacaagattcaacatcactctaacgctatcactacactcgcatcaatatcacaaatcaatcagtaaagcaacgcaaaagggatcatgatatatgcatgagctaaatgacatgataaataaagccatagaataataataaaaactatatggcaaaaatatgcaattatatgaactaaactattatgaatatgcaactacatgacacacacacaaatatgctccttaactaccacccctaaacttaaaatcttcactgtccccagtgaaggtagtagaaaggaacacagggtatacctactcggagaaatcatcatcatcaccctcagagggtggagtatcaggaggcagataaacagagtcctcaccaaaaacgggccactgaaTGTCAGatccaaggcctctgaaagcagtcccaagtgggagggtgagctcctgagcaaacctactctgcgactcatacatcatatccatcctcctggatagcctcctatactgggAATCGGCCATCCCTGAACCAGCACcttcctgggctctagaagagcctgcctcatcacgagCCTGAGTGGACCTAGCCATAGTAACACCAGCTGCTGGTCGTCCCCCTGGaagatgatatcccaaaccatgctcttcgggctctccacccgtccac carries:
- the LOC141690469 gene encoding uncharacterized protein LOC141690469, whose translation is MGEKYPERTSDYREPLLLGTENYYWWKGRMEVHLSREPLVLRVVQKGAFEFKDKEGKVKDIDDLTEAKLLKYIFNGKARNSLMNGLCPSECDKISSCKSSKEIWDTLELYHEESKSLKKVKLTKLINEIRNFKLRNGETIRETQARFQKNLNALKQLGKHIPQLEIT